In Oryctolagus cuniculus chromosome X, mOryCun1.1, whole genome shotgun sequence, a single window of DNA contains:
- the LOC103351868 gene encoding uncharacterized protein CXorf49 homolog has translation MSAHSKASGFSDRISLRSREQEDPGGPGTPRSRVLGLDLIPAGSGEGQGQGQNRGRGRGESGPSSLQALKRQLESESESESQLEMFQEGAAVLRDCEARPKSPTTDRQGAVGPAVQFAEACAAILEPLSVSMARGLPGVGRGATEAAAAWAPVKASISGRGGLGLSCAESLQRSAAPRPVSAFRKGRDQGHSKTRSARRRLIFTTDEQRTGTKGWLQLPSDSESSDEFWDVQPLRVSPRLERRDRTKDHSSEEPPESPIASTSHGGENFPHISVPFLTSTLQGLTKAMEMQGMGELGPSSSKKVFSGLPGKRGGSPTHPGVPAAPAGSLPQATSRKKEAKEKKPLVVCPEFVLGSAFAPWGQRASAAPGYPVTFPKIPGISLLEEPDTSFSLPWVHKQSQQGDTGKDSAARRKSQPVAADRGPDRDPDSGAQFPADKPGTPCKYVPGGEFSSGERNRRQLQDSENLEASSLSQGSVTPRGPALSNDQEPPVRPRRPARQQLPPGIEGCSRRTMLQKEVHDLREQLAVVRSLTEKFRKL, from the exons ATGAGTGCCCACAGTAAGGCGTCTGGTTTTAGCGACCGTATTTCCctgaggagcagggagcaggaggacCCTGGAGGCCCCGGAACCCCGCGGTCACGTGTCCTAGGCTTGGATTTGATTCCGGCGGGAAGCGGcgaaggccaaggccagggccagaaccggggcaggggcagaggggagagcgGGCCCTCAAGCCTGCAGGCCCTCAAGCGGCAGTTGGAGTCGGAATCTGAGTCTGAGTCGCAGCTGGAAATGTTCCAGGAGGGCGCGGCGGTGCTTCGGGACTGCGAGGCCCGGCCTAAGTCGCCCACCACCGACAGGCAGGGCGCTGTGGGGCCAGCGGTCCAGTTTGCTGAGGCGTGTGCTGCCATCCTGGAGCCGCTGAGTGTTAGCATGGCGCGTGGACTTCCGGGAGTAGGAAGAGGCGCCACCGAAGCGGCCgccgcttgggcccctgtcaaggCAAGCATCAGCGGTAGAGGCGGGTTGGGCCTGAGCTGTGCAGAGTCCCTGCAGCGTTCTGCTGCCCCTCGGCCAGTGAGTGCCTTCAGGAAAGGCCGAGACCAGGGCCACAGCAAGACAAGAAGCGCCAGACGCCGCCTGATATTCACCACGGATGAGCAGCGCACTGGCACGAAAGGCTGGCTCCAGCTGCCTTCTGACTCAGAGTCCTCGGATGAGTTCTGGGACGTGCAGCCCTTGAGGGTGAGCCCTCGCCTGGAAAGAAGAGACCGGACCAAGGACCACAGCTCTGAGGAACCGCCAGAGAGCCCCATAGCCTCGACTTCCCATGGCGGGGAGAATTTCCCTCACATTTCAGTCCCTTTCTTAACCTCTACTCTCCAGGGACTCACTAAGGCCATGGAAATGCAGGGGATGGGAGAGCTGGGTCCCTCTTCATCGAAAAAAGTGTTCAGTGGGTTGCCTGGGAAGAGAGGGGGtagccccacccacccaggagttcctgctgctcctgcagGAAGCCTGCCCCAAGCCACTTCTAGGAAGAAGGAAGCAAAAGAGAAGAAACCCCTAGTGGTTTGTCCCGAGTTTGTCCTGGGGTCAGCCTTTGCTCCATGGGGCCAGAGAGCATCAGCAGCTCCAGGGTATCCAGTCACCTTCCCTAAAATCCCTGGCATTTCACTGCTTGAGGAGCCGGATACATCTTTCTCGCTCCCTTGGGTGCACAAGCAGTCCCAGCAGGGTGACACTGGGAAGGACTCTGCAGCCAGGAGGAAGTCCCAGCCTGTGGCTGCAGATCGTGGCCCAGACAGAGATCCAGACTCAGGGGCTCAA tttccagCAGATAAACCAGGGACACCTTGCAAGTATGTGCCTGGTggagaattcagcagtggagAACGTAACAGAAGACAGCTCCAAGATTCAGAAAACTTGGAGGCTTCGTCCCTGAGTCAGGGCAGTGTCACACCCAGAGGCCCTGCACTCTCCA ATGACCAGGAACCACCTGTCCGTCCTCGGAGACCAGCAAGGCAGCAGTTACCACCTGGAATAGAGGGCTGTTCTCGG CGTACCATGCTGCAGAAGGAAGTACATGACCTTCGGGAACAACTAG CGGTGGTACGGTCCCTCACTGAGAAGTTCCGGAAGCTGTGA